Proteins found in one Herbiconiux sp. A18JL235 genomic segment:
- a CDS encoding DUF2945 domain-containing protein — MADDLHKGDKVSWSTHGTTTSGEVKKKITSDTKAAGRTVKASKDEPQYLVESDKSGKDAVHKPESLRKKKS, encoded by the coding sequence ATGGCTGACGATCTGCACAAGGGCGACAAGGTCTCGTGGTCGACCCACGGAACCACCACCTCCGGTGAGGTGAAGAAGAAGATCACCTCCGACACGAAGGCGGCGGGCCGTACCGTCAAAGCGTCGAAGGACGAGCCCCAATACCTCGTCGAGAGCGACAAGTCGGGCAAGGACGCCGTGCACAAGCCGGAGTCGCTGCGCAAGAAGAAGAGCTGA
- a CDS encoding ribonuclease H, with protein MTITASADGSALGNPGPAGWAWYIDDDTWAAGGWPHGTNNMGELKAVLELFRATAHVDDHLHVLCDSQYVINTVTKWMPGWKRKGWRKGDGKPVMNLDLIKEIDAAVAGRRYTFEWVKGHVGHTLNEAADARARAAAEAYQKGRTPDTGPGFPGGSAPLVEPAPVTTPDDTLF; from the coding sequence ATGACGATCACCGCTTCCGCCGACGGCTCCGCGCTCGGCAACCCCGGCCCCGCGGGCTGGGCCTGGTACATCGACGACGACACCTGGGCGGCCGGCGGCTGGCCGCACGGCACGAACAACATGGGTGAGCTGAAGGCCGTGCTCGAGCTGTTCCGTGCCACGGCGCACGTCGACGACCACCTGCACGTGCTCTGCGACAGCCAGTACGTGATCAACACGGTCACGAAGTGGATGCCCGGCTGGAAGCGCAAGGGCTGGCGCAAGGGCGACGGCAAGCCGGTGATGAACCTCGACCTCATCAAGGAGATCGACGCCGCCGTCGCCGGCCGCCGCTACACCTTCGAGTGGGTGAAGGGCCACGTCGGCCACACCCTCAACGAAGCAGCGGATGCTCGTGCCCGCGCCGCCGCGGAGGCCTACCAGAAGGGCCGCACCCCCGACACCGGCCCCGGGTTCCCGGGAGGCTCGGCGCCGCTCGTCGAGCCGGCCCCCGTCACCACGCCCGACGACACCCTGTTCTGA
- a CDS encoding MarR family winged helix-turn-helix transcriptional regulator has translation MTRTTDADLLQLDRQLCFALAVASRTVIGAYKPILEPMGLTHPQYLVMLALWEREPRSLSALAEVLRLEPATLSPLVKRLEAAGLVTRRRSADDERQLAVMLTDAGRALRVQAEEVPPQVVAALGVDLDELTELHSRLSAIIERIAPLPGATGGAPA, from the coding sequence ATGACGAGGACTACCGACGCCGACCTGCTCCAGCTCGACCGGCAGCTCTGCTTCGCGCTTGCCGTCGCCTCCCGCACCGTCATCGGCGCCTACAAGCCCATCCTCGAACCGATGGGCTTGACCCACCCGCAGTACCTCGTGATGCTCGCGCTCTGGGAGCGCGAGCCGCGCTCGCTCTCCGCTCTCGCCGAGGTGCTGCGCCTGGAACCCGCCACGCTGTCTCCGCTCGTGAAGCGCCTCGAGGCGGCAGGTCTGGTCACCCGTCGACGCTCCGCCGACGACGAACGCCAGCTGGCGGTGATGCTGACGGACGCGGGACGGGCGTTACGCGTCCAGGCCGAGGAGGTGCCGCCCCAAGTCGTCGCGGCGCTCGGAGTCGACCTCGACGAGTTGACCGAGCTGCACTCCCGCCTGAGCGCGATCATCGAGCGGATCGCCCCGCTGCCCGGTGCGACCGGCGGCGCACCGGCGTAG
- a CDS encoding LuxR C-terminal-related transcriptional regulator, which produces MTTNTMRPDDRELVRQATRSLWRGMDAAVAFGGLRTEHSVPITTSFGAQTDRLQSIVVRNSRGLGGLSWQTRAPRVVSDYALAGDITHDFDSQILGEGITALAVAPIVVGTQVRGLLYAGRRGSDDDRSGEFDTTRLAGVASAVAQELRLRDLVDERVAMQQAQAAQAELAARAAEAERPSAQLRERLARVADRTSDPNTARELRAILAPRPAVAAEGALTERQRDVLELVACGLTNPQIATRLGLSELTVKSYLRALMARLGAGTRMQAVLFAQQRGLL; this is translated from the coding sequence ATGACCACGAACACGATGCGACCCGACGATCGCGAGCTGGTGCGCCAGGCCACGCGCTCGCTGTGGCGCGGCATGGATGCTGCGGTCGCGTTCGGCGGGCTGCGCACCGAGCACAGCGTGCCCATCACCACGAGCTTCGGCGCTCAGACCGATCGGCTTCAGAGCATCGTGGTGCGGAATTCCCGTGGTCTCGGCGGGCTCTCCTGGCAGACCCGGGCGCCCCGGGTGGTGAGCGACTACGCGCTCGCGGGTGACATCACCCACGACTTCGACTCGCAGATCCTCGGCGAGGGCATCACCGCGCTCGCCGTGGCCCCCATCGTCGTCGGCACGCAGGTGCGGGGCCTGCTCTACGCGGGTCGCCGGGGCAGCGACGACGACAGGTCGGGCGAGTTCGACACGACGCGTCTGGCCGGAGTCGCGTCGGCGGTGGCTCAGGAGCTGCGGCTGCGCGACCTGGTCGACGAGCGCGTGGCGATGCAGCAGGCGCAGGCGGCGCAGGCCGAGCTCGCGGCGCGAGCTGCGGAGGCCGAGCGGCCCTCGGCGCAGCTGCGCGAACGACTGGCCCGCGTCGCCGACCGGACGAGCGACCCGAACACGGCTCGAGAACTCCGCGCCATCCTCGCGCCGCGCCCGGCGGTGGCCGCCGAAGGCGCCCTCACCGAGCGCCAGCGCGACGTGCTCGAACTCGTCGCGTGTGGCCTCACCAACCCTCAGATCGCCACGCGCCTCGGCCTCTCGGAGCTCACGGTGAAGAGCTACCTGCGGGCGCTGATGGCCCGCCTCGGTGCGGGCACACGGATGCAGGCCGTGCTGTTCGCCCAGCAACGCGGCCTGCTCTGA
- a CDS encoding class I SAM-dependent methyltransferase, with translation MSDHDEHPTAGHTHGGHSHGAGRTMPSTEGKDAITFWEELYRQTPQIWSGRPNKVLADLAAGLHPGTALDLGSGEGGDSLWLAERGWQVTAIDISPTALERSAAEASRRGIPAHRIEWQQADLTDWRPAGSYDLVSACFLHSPVGFPREEVLRRAATAVAPGGSLLVVGHLSFPSSAALPEEERPYLPTPDELLASLALPDGDWSVAVSEVRARTQSGPDGEIELDDGVLLVTRS, from the coding sequence ATGAGCGATCACGACGAGCACCCGACCGCCGGCCACACGCACGGCGGCCACTCCCACGGCGCCGGGCGCACCATGCCCTCGACCGAGGGCAAGGACGCCATCACCTTCTGGGAGGAGCTCTACCGGCAGACCCCCCAGATCTGGAGCGGACGGCCGAACAAGGTGCTCGCCGACCTGGCCGCAGGCCTCCACCCCGGCACCGCGCTCGACCTGGGCAGCGGCGAGGGCGGCGACTCGCTCTGGCTCGCCGAACGAGGCTGGCAGGTGACGGCGATCGACATCTCCCCCACGGCGCTCGAGCGCTCAGCGGCCGAGGCGAGCCGTCGCGGCATTCCCGCCCACCGCATCGAGTGGCAGCAGGCCGACCTCACCGACTGGCGACCGGCCGGCAGCTACGACCTGGTGTCGGCGTGCTTCCTGCACTCGCCGGTCGGCTTCCCGCGCGAGGAGGTGCTGCGGAGGGCCGCCACCGCAGTCGCGCCGGGCGGCTCGCTCCTCGTCGTCGGGCACCTGAGCTTCCCTTCGTCGGCGGCGCTGCCCGAGGAGGAACGACCCTACCTGCCGACGCCCGACGAACTGCTCGCGTCTCTCGCCCTCCCCGATGGCGACTGGAGCGTCGCGGTGAGCGAGGTGCGGGCGCGCACCCAGAGCGGGCCCGACGGCGAGATCGAGCTCGACGACGGCGTGCTCCTCGTCACGCGCAGCTGA
- a CDS encoding class I SAM-dependent methyltransferase, giving the protein MTDDARPHSPATADALTLTDHLAANRANWDDRATVHSTRTGLGYGVQRFVDDRALISQVVEFDRERLGDIVGLRTVHLQCHIGTDTLSLARLGAQVTGLDFSPTAIAEARRLVAETGDTVEFVESDVASALSALAPGSFDLVYTGIGALCWLPSVAEWAGVVAGLLKPGGRLFVREGHPILWAMDESLDDDLHLRYPYWEHATPLEWDDDASYVPTDRPLTATKTYEWNHGLGEIVTALLDAGLVLTMLVEHDSVPWEALPGQMVERPDGEHALGERAGVVPLSYTLQAVKPSA; this is encoded by the coding sequence GTGACCGACGACGCCCGCCCCCACAGCCCCGCCACCGCCGATGCCCTCACCCTGACCGACCACCTCGCGGCCAATCGCGCCAACTGGGACGACCGCGCCACCGTGCACTCCACCCGCACCGGACTCGGCTACGGCGTGCAGCGCTTCGTCGACGACCGCGCCCTGATCTCCCAGGTCGTGGAGTTCGACCGCGAGCGACTCGGCGACATCGTGGGCCTGCGCACCGTGCACCTCCAGTGCCACATCGGCACCGACACCCTCTCCCTGGCGCGCCTCGGCGCGCAGGTCACCGGGCTCGACTTCTCTCCCACCGCGATCGCGGAGGCCCGCAGGCTGGTGGCGGAGACGGGCGACACGGTCGAATTCGTGGAATCGGATGTCGCATCCGCTCTCTCCGCGCTCGCCCCCGGGTCGTTCGATCTCGTCTACACGGGCATCGGAGCCCTGTGCTGGCTGCCTTCCGTCGCGGAGTGGGCGGGCGTGGTGGCGGGCCTGTTGAAGCCCGGCGGGCGGCTGTTCGTCCGCGAGGGCCACCCCATCCTGTGGGCGATGGACGAGAGCCTCGACGACGACCTCCACCTGCGCTACCCCTACTGGGAGCACGCGACACCGCTCGAGTGGGACGACGATGCAAGCTACGTGCCCACCGACCGCCCGCTCACGGCCACCAAGACCTACGAGTGGAATCACGGGCTGGGCGAGATCGTGACGGCACTGCTGGATGCGGGCCTCGTGCTGACGATGCTGGTCGAGCACGACAGCGTTCCCTGGGAGGCGTTGCCCGGGCAGATGGTGGAGCGCCCCGACGGCGAGCACGCCCTCGGCGAGCGCGCCGGGGTCGTGCCGCTCAGCTACACCCTCCAGGCAGTGAAGCCCTCCGCCTGA
- a CDS encoding SDR family NAD(P)-dependent oxidoreductase: MGDETDAAEIWLVTGANRGFGRAIAEAALGAGHRVVATMRDPSTGSLEGGSAGGTLLVEELDVRDRAAASRVVSAAVERFGRLDVVVNNAGFGLVGAVEEVSEAQAREIIDTDLLGALWVTQAALPVMREQGSGHVVQISTTGAVGTMPTLGLYNAAKWALEGFTEALAAEVKGLGIRVTIVEPGALDTAWATGNMRFSEPLAAYDSLRTEVFGSPDVPWPWAAEQATAGGTAPAAAAAELLRFVADPDDRLRLLIGDDAPPQVQAALDSRLSDYRRDPRFTL, translated from the coding sequence ATGGGCGATGAGACGGATGCTGCCGAGATCTGGCTGGTGACCGGTGCGAACCGAGGGTTCGGGCGGGCGATCGCGGAGGCGGCTCTCGGCGCGGGGCATCGCGTCGTCGCGACGATGCGCGACCCCTCGACCGGCTCGTTGGAGGGCGGTTCGGCGGGTGGCACCCTGCTCGTGGAGGAGCTCGATGTGCGCGACCGGGCTGCGGCTTCGCGCGTCGTGTCGGCCGCAGTCGAACGCTTCGGCCGTCTGGACGTCGTGGTGAACAACGCCGGCTTCGGGCTCGTCGGCGCGGTGGAGGAGGTGTCGGAGGCGCAGGCGCGCGAGATCATCGACACCGATCTCCTCGGGGCGCTCTGGGTCACGCAGGCCGCCCTTCCCGTGATGCGCGAACAGGGCTCCGGTCACGTCGTGCAGATCTCGACGACCGGTGCCGTGGGCACCATGCCCACGCTGGGCCTCTACAACGCGGCCAAGTGGGCGCTGGAGGGGTTCACGGAGGCGTTGGCTGCCGAGGTGAAGGGCCTCGGCATCCGTGTGACCATCGTCGAACCGGGCGCGCTCGACACCGCCTGGGCGACCGGGAACATGCGGTTCAGCGAGCCCCTTGCCGCCTACGACTCCCTGCGGACCGAGGTGTTCGGGTCGCCCGACGTGCCGTGGCCCTGGGCCGCCGAGCAGGCGACAGCGGGCGGCACCGCCCCAGCGGCTGCCGCCGCCGAGCTGCTGCGCTTCGTCGCCGACCCCGACGATCGTCTCCGTCTGCTCATCGGCGACGACGCGCCCCCGCAGGTGCAGGCAGCCCTCGACTCGCGACTCTCCGACTACCGCCGCGACCCCCGCTTCACCCTCTGA
- the acs gene encoding acetate--CoA ligase, which yields MHTTEQNIDNLLHETRRFPPTEEFARDAVATAELYDRADADRAGFWADQARELLHWHKPFTKVLDWSNPPFATWFDDGELNVAYNCLDRHVLAGNGDRIALHWEGEPGDSRSFSYAELTAEVKKAANLLTALGVGQGDRVAIYLPMIPEAVVSMLAVARLGAIHSVVFGGFSADSLRARIDDADAKLVITADGGYRKGKAFPLKPTVDAALAPNEAGEATGVEHVLVVNRTGGEIDWVEGRDLWWGEELAQVDAEHEARAFPAENPLFILYTSGTTGKPKGILHTSGGYLTQTAFTHKNVFDLKPETDVYWSTADVGWITGHSYVVYGPLANGTTQVIYEGTPDTPHPGRWWEIIQKHRVSILYAAPTAIRTFMKLGRQIPQQFDLSSLRLLGSVGEPINPEAWVWYRDVIGGGTTPIVDTWWQTETGAIMISALPGVTTLKPGSAQVPIPGIDAKIVTEKGVPVGPDQGGLLVVASPWPSMLRGIWGDPERYKETYWEKFGDVYFAGDGARYDKDGHIWLLGRVDDVMNVSGHRLSTAEIESSLVAHPMVAEAAVVGASDETTGQAVVAFVITKASHADAAGAADAAETLRGHVAQQIGAIARPRQVFIVTELPKTRSGKIMRRLLRDVAEGREIGDTTTLADTQVMKIITTTMR from the coding sequence ATGCATACCACCGAGCAGAACATCGACAACCTCCTGCACGAGACCAGGCGGTTCCCCCCGACCGAGGAGTTCGCCCGCGACGCCGTGGCCACCGCCGAGCTCTACGACCGGGCCGATGCCGACCGCGCAGGGTTCTGGGCCGACCAGGCACGCGAGCTGCTGCACTGGCACAAGCCGTTCACGAAGGTGCTCGACTGGTCGAACCCGCCGTTCGCCACCTGGTTCGACGACGGCGAGCTGAACGTCGCGTACAACTGCCTCGACCGGCACGTGCTGGCCGGCAACGGCGACCGCATCGCCCTGCACTGGGAGGGTGAGCCGGGCGACTCCCGATCGTTCAGCTACGCCGAGCTCACCGCGGAGGTGAAGAAGGCGGCGAACCTGCTCACGGCGCTCGGCGTGGGGCAGGGCGACCGGGTCGCCATCTACCTGCCCATGATTCCCGAGGCGGTCGTCTCGATGCTCGCGGTGGCCCGCCTCGGCGCCATCCACTCGGTGGTGTTCGGAGGTTTCAGCGCCGACAGCCTGCGGGCGCGCATCGACGACGCGGATGCGAAGCTCGTCATCACCGCAGACGGCGGCTACCGCAAGGGCAAGGCGTTCCCCCTCAAGCCGACCGTCGACGCGGCACTCGCGCCGAACGAGGCGGGCGAGGCAACGGGCGTGGAGCACGTGCTCGTGGTGAACCGCACCGGGGGCGAGATCGACTGGGTCGAGGGACGCGACCTGTGGTGGGGCGAGGAGCTCGCCCAGGTCGACGCCGAGCACGAGGCGCGGGCGTTCCCGGCCGAGAACCCCCTGTTCATCCTCTACACCTCGGGCACGACCGGGAAGCCGAAGGGCATCCTGCACACCTCGGGCGGATACCTCACGCAGACCGCGTTCACGCACAAGAACGTGTTCGACCTGAAGCCCGAGACCGACGTGTACTGGTCGACCGCCGACGTCGGGTGGATCACGGGGCACTCCTACGTCGTCTACGGGCCGCTCGCGAACGGCACCACGCAGGTGATCTACGAGGGCACACCCGACACGCCCCACCCGGGCCGGTGGTGGGAGATCATCCAGAAGCACAGGGTGAGCATCCTGTACGCGGCGCCGACGGCGATCCGTACCTTCATGAAGCTGGGGCGGCAGATCCCGCAGCAGTTCGACCTGTCATCGCTCAGACTGCTGGGCTCGGTGGGCGAGCCGATCAACCCGGAGGCGTGGGTCTGGTACCGCGACGTCATCGGGGGCGGCACCACCCCCATCGTCGACACCTGGTGGCAGACCGAGACCGGCGCCATCATGATCAGCGCGCTGCCCGGGGTCACGACCCTGAAGCCCGGGTCGGCCCAGGTGCCGATCCCGGGTATCGACGCGAAGATCGTCACCGAGAAGGGCGTGCCGGTGGGGCCCGACCAGGGCGGGCTGCTCGTCGTCGCGTCGCCGTGGCCGTCGATGCTGCGCGGCATCTGGGGCGACCCTGAGCGCTACAAGGAGACCTACTGGGAGAAGTTCGGCGATGTCTACTTCGCGGGTGACGGCGCGCGCTACGACAAGGACGGGCACATCTGGCTGCTCGGCCGGGTCGACGACGTGATGAACGTCTCGGGTCACCGTCTCTCGACGGCGGAGATCGAGTCGAGCCTGGTCGCGCATCCGATGGTCGCCGAGGCCGCCGTGGTGGGCGCGTCCGACGAGACCACGGGGCAGGCCGTGGTGGCCTTCGTCATCACGAAGGCCAGCCACGCGGATGCTGCGGGCGCCGCCGACGCCGCCGAGACGCTGCGGGGCCACGTCGCCCAGCAGATCGGGGCGATCGCGCGGCCGCGGCAGGTGTTCATCGTCACCGAGCTGCCGAAGACCCGCTCCGGCAAAATCATGCGCCGCCTCCTCCGCGACGTCGCCGAGGGCCGCGAGATCGGCGACACCACCACCCTCGCCGACACCCAGGTGATGAAGATCATCACCACCACCATGAGGTAG